The following are encoded in a window of Massilia sp. R2A-15 genomic DNA:
- a CDS encoding DegT/DnrJ/EryC1/StrS family aminotransferase, with protein MPNRPAPLPTPRLPMTPVLSWASVARGRGARVPSILDAGPARLVTSGRIAIALALREMGIGPGDVVLVPAWHSLSMIPPVLWRGATPLFYKLGMDAAVDLDDVAAKLDARVKAIMVTHYFGVPQDIARIRAFCDAHGLLLLEDCAHCFFGEHAGRPVGSFGDYAIGSSMKFFPIFEGGCLVSARHALKAPPLRSAGLGFEAKIALASLENSFAHGRLAPVKAMLWLPMKLKDLAWRTLKARRAGAGAATAALAPSSSDSSAEFEPAWLDKRSSWFSRTMLRLVSRPRIVAQRRRNYQALQRALGGLPGCRPLYPALPDGACPWLFPMLVDEPDRLAARLKDAAVPVVRFGQHQWPGVDAAVCPNSAALAHGVLAFPCHQDLLPHELASMIARIAQALQP; from the coding sequence ATGCCCAACCGCCCTGCGCCCCTGCCAACGCCCCGCCTGCCGATGACGCCCGTGCTGTCGTGGGCCAGCGTGGCGCGCGGCCGCGGCGCGCGGGTACCGTCGATCCTCGACGCCGGCCCGGCGCGGCTGGTCACCAGCGGGCGCATCGCCATCGCGCTGGCGCTGCGCGAAATGGGCATCGGCCCCGGCGACGTGGTGCTGGTGCCGGCCTGGCACAGCCTGTCGATGATCCCGCCGGTGCTGTGGCGCGGCGCCACACCGCTGTTCTACAAGCTGGGCATGGACGCCGCGGTGGACCTCGACGACGTCGCCGCGAAGCTCGACGCGCGCGTCAAGGCAATCATGGTGACGCACTACTTCGGCGTGCCGCAGGACATCGCGCGCATCCGCGCCTTCTGCGACGCGCACGGCCTGCTGCTGCTGGAAGACTGCGCCCACTGCTTCTTCGGTGAACATGCGGGCCGGCCGGTCGGCTCCTTCGGCGACTACGCCATCGGCAGCAGCATGAAGTTCTTCCCGATCTTCGAAGGCGGCTGCCTGGTGTCGGCGCGCCACGCGCTCAAGGCGCCGCCGCTGCGTTCGGCCGGCCTCGGCTTCGAGGCGAAAATCGCGCTGGCCTCGCTCGAGAACAGTTTCGCGCACGGGCGCCTGGCGCCGGTGAAAGCCATGCTGTGGCTGCCGATGAAGCTAAAGGACCTGGCGTGGCGCACGCTCAAGGCGCGCCGCGCCGGCGCCGGCGCGGCCACCGCGGCGCTGGCGCCGTCCTCGTCCGACAGCAGCGCCGAATTCGAGCCGGCCTGGCTGGACAAGCGCTCCTCCTGGTTCTCGCGCACGATGCTGCGGCTGGTGTCGCGTCCGCGCATCGTCGCGCAGCGGCGCCGCAACTACCAGGCGCTGCAACGAGCGCTGGGCGGCCTGCCCGGCTGCCGGCCGCTGTATCCCGCCCTGCCCGACGGCGCCTGCCCGTGGCTGTTCCCGATGCTGGTCGATGAACCTGACCGGCTGGCGGCGCGCCTGAAGGACGCGGCCGTGCCGGTGGTGCGCTTCGGCCAGCACCAGTGGCCCGGGGTGGACGCCGCCGTCTGCCCGAACAGCGCGGCGCTGGCCCATGGCGTGCTGGCCTTCCCCTGCCACCAGGACCTGCTGCCGCACGAACTGGCTTCGATGATCGCGCGCATCGCGCAGGCGCTGCAGCCATGA
- a CDS encoding right-handed parallel beta-helix repeat-containing protein, translated as MKRTIPLLAAGALILLCAGAGAGLAMLDSAGIMPRALGPYLERRSHGHNPLIENGGRRAGQWLVALDRGAPALPQAPALAIGAQPAGAVGAGAAILVATSDEVRAAIARAEPGDTITLLPGTYRFTSHLRADRPGTAARPITVRAALPGSVSIEMATGEGFKVSAPFWRFENLALRGVCAADSDCEHAFHVVGAAHHFVASNNTIADFNAHFKINAEGRQFPDDGLIEGNTLTNSRPRRTSNPVTPVDLVTASGWTVRRNVISDFIKGDGDRVSYGGFFKGAGSGNTFEQNVVLCEHRLRAYPGQRVGLSLGGGGTGKAYCRDRRCVTEQERGVIRANLIAACSDAGIYLNSAAGSIVAHNTLVDTGGVEVRFPETSAALEGNLIDGPIRSRDGGVVRANDNRTMPVAYAYLGYHPIRDLFRAPEQFDFAWRDGVPRRAAAAAATPDLCGRERPMPPAYGAFEDFSACLTTPGARR; from the coding sequence ATGAAGCGAACCATTCCCCTGCTGGCCGCCGGCGCGCTGATCCTGCTGTGCGCCGGCGCCGGCGCCGGCCTCGCCATGCTGGACTCGGCCGGCATCATGCCGCGCGCCCTGGGGCCCTACCTGGAACGGCGCAGCCACGGCCACAACCCGCTGATCGAAAACGGCGGGCGCCGCGCCGGCCAGTGGCTGGTCGCGCTGGACCGCGGCGCTCCGGCGCTGCCGCAGGCGCCGGCGCTGGCGATCGGCGCCCAGCCGGCCGGCGCCGTGGGCGCTGGCGCGGCCATCCTGGTGGCGACCAGCGACGAGGTGCGTGCGGCGATCGCGCGCGCGGAACCGGGCGACACCATCACGCTGTTGCCCGGCACTTACCGCTTCACCAGCCACCTGCGCGCGGACCGCCCGGGCACGGCGGCGCGTCCCATTACGGTGCGCGCCGCGCTGCCCGGCAGCGTATCGATCGAGATGGCGACGGGGGAGGGCTTCAAGGTCAGTGCGCCGTTCTGGCGCTTCGAAAACCTGGCGCTGCGCGGCGTCTGCGCGGCCGATTCGGACTGCGAGCACGCGTTCCACGTGGTCGGCGCGGCCCACCATTTCGTCGCGTCCAACAACACGATTGCCGACTTCAATGCGCACTTCAAGATCAATGCCGAGGGCCGCCAATTCCCCGACGATGGACTGATCGAGGGGAACACCCTGACCAACAGCCGGCCGCGCCGCACGTCGAACCCCGTCACGCCGGTCGACCTGGTCACGGCCAGCGGCTGGACCGTGCGGCGCAACGTCATCAGCGATTTCATCAAGGGCGATGGCGACCGCGTCAGCTACGGCGGGTTCTTCAAGGGCGCCGGGAGCGGCAATACCTTCGAGCAGAACGTGGTGCTGTGCGAACATCGTTTGCGCGCTTATCCGGGCCAGCGGGTCGGCCTGTCGCTGGGCGGTGGCGGCACCGGAAAGGCGTATTGCCGCGACCGGCGCTGCGTCACCGAGCAGGAGCGGGGCGTGATCCGCGCCAACCTGATTGCCGCGTGCTCCGACGCCGGCATCTACCTCAACAGCGCGGCCGGCAGCATCGTCGCGCACAATACGCTGGTCGATACCGGTGGGGTCGAGGTGCGCTTCCCGGAAACCAGTGCCGCGCTCGAGGGCAACCTGATCGACGGCCCGATCCGCAGCCGCGACGGCGGGGTCGTGCGTGCAAACGATAACCGCACGATGCCGGTCGCCTACGCCTACCTTGGCTACCACCCGATCCGCGACCTGTTCCGCGCGCCGGAGCAGTTCGATTTCGCGTGGCGGGACGGCGTCCCGCGCCGTGCCGCCGCTGCTGCAGCAACGCCCGACTTGTGCGGCCGCGAGCGGCCGATGCCGCCGGCCTACGGCGCCTTCGAGGATTTTTCCGCCTGCCTTACCACGCCCGGAGCCAGGCGCTAG
- a CDS encoding YdcF family protein, which translates to MPPACILILYAAGVLAARRRPALGKWLRHGAVVLLYLLSTGTGAWLLAYPLETMEPPLDARAMKTAQAIVVLTASRIKHSPEYGERSVPDFIALERMAYGAHLARSSGLPLLVSGGLISDDPDDEPLALGMKRMFDSSFGVPVRWVEAASTNTAENARLSAAMLKRDGVTRIVLVTDAMHMRRARIAFERAGLAVTSGPTFYTTARGFDPLELTPKANNLRRSSYAMYEWLGLARYQFH; encoded by the coding sequence TTGCCGCCGGCCTGCATCCTGATCTTGTACGCGGCCGGCGTGCTGGCGGCGCGGCGCCGGCCCGCATTGGGCAAATGGCTGCGCCACGGCGCCGTCGTGCTGCTCTACCTGCTCAGCACGGGAACCGGCGCCTGGCTGCTGGCGTATCCGCTCGAAACGATGGAGCCGCCGCTCGATGCCAGGGCGATGAAAACGGCGCAGGCGATTGTCGTGCTGACGGCGAGCCGAATCAAGCACAGTCCCGAATACGGCGAGCGCAGCGTGCCCGACTTCATCGCGCTCGAGCGCATGGCCTACGGCGCCCATCTGGCCAGGAGCAGCGGCCTGCCGCTCCTCGTCAGCGGTGGGCTGATCAGCGACGACCCGGACGACGAACCGCTCGCGCTGGGGATGAAGCGCATGTTCGACAGCTCGTTCGGCGTGCCGGTGCGCTGGGTCGAAGCGGCGTCGACCAACACGGCGGAAAATGCGCGCCTGTCGGCCGCCATGCTCAAGCGCGACGGCGTGACCCGCATCGTCCTGGTGACCGACGCGATGCACATGCGGCGCGCGCGCATCGCGTTCGAGCGCGCGGGCCTGGCCGTCACGTCCGGTCCGACCTTCTACACCACCGCGCGCGGCTTCGATCCCCTCGAGCTGACACCCAAAGCGAACAACCTGCGGCGCTCGTCGTATGCCATGTACGAGTGGCTGGGCCTGGCGCGCTACCAATTTCACTGA
- a CDS encoding acyl-CoA ligase (AMP-forming), exosortase A system-associated, with the protein MSELVHHFIFDAARRTPQAPALVCGARRFDYAALAQAVQDAAGAMLATGLGRAERVAVYLDKRAETVAAIFGAAAAGGVFVPVNPLLKPGQVAHILADCQVRVLVTSGARLRTLAPVLAGCGALHTIIVTDAADPADAPAHCRLLDWRAAMAAGAGASAAHRVIDADMAAILYTSGSTGLPKGVVLSHRNLVAGADSVASYLGLQASDRILSVLPLSFDYGLSQLTTAFRAGAAVVLMNYLFPRDIAKAVADEAITGLAAVPPLWMELARLDWPRDCSLRFLTNSGGAMPVPTVRALQAALPGASLFLMYGLTEAFRSTYLPPAELARRPESMGRAIPNAEVMVVRPDGTPCDCDEPGELVHRGALVALGYWNDPAQTAARFRPAPGQDPGLVRPEIAVWSGDTVRRDADGFLYFVGRGDDMIKVSGYRISPTEIEEAAHATALVAEAIAFGVPHPVLGQAVVLLAVAREPALSAAELQKQCQRLLPAYMAPAHVALREQPFPRNPNGKIDRGALRQPFSTLFEGLTPP; encoded by the coding sequence ATGAGCGAGCTGGTGCACCATTTCATTTTCGACGCGGCGCGCCGCACGCCGCAAGCGCCGGCGCTGGTGTGCGGCGCGCGCCGCTTCGATTACGCGGCGCTGGCGCAGGCCGTGCAGGACGCGGCCGGCGCCATGCTGGCGACCGGGCTGGGGCGCGCCGAGCGGGTCGCGGTGTATCTCGACAAGCGCGCCGAAACGGTGGCGGCGATCTTCGGCGCGGCGGCGGCCGGCGGCGTGTTCGTGCCGGTCAATCCGCTGCTCAAGCCGGGCCAGGTGGCCCACATCCTGGCCGACTGCCAGGTGCGCGTGCTGGTCACCTCGGGCGCCCGCCTGCGCACGCTGGCGCCGGTGCTGGCGGGCTGCGGCGCGCTGCACACCATCATCGTCACCGACGCCGCCGATCCGGCCGACGCGCCGGCCCACTGCCGCCTGCTCGACTGGCGCGCCGCGATGGCCGCCGGCGCCGGCGCGAGCGCGGCGCACCGCGTCATCGACGCCGACATGGCGGCCATCCTGTACACCTCGGGCAGCACCGGCCTGCCGAAGGGCGTGGTGCTGTCGCATCGCAACCTGGTGGCCGGCGCCGACAGCGTGGCCAGCTACCTCGGCCTGCAGGCCAGCGACCGCATCCTGTCGGTGCTGCCGCTCAGTTTCGACTATGGCCTGAGCCAGCTGACCACGGCGTTTCGCGCCGGCGCCGCCGTGGTGCTGATGAATTACCTGTTCCCGCGCGATATCGCCAAGGCCGTGGCCGACGAGGCGATCACCGGGCTGGCGGCGGTGCCGCCGCTGTGGATGGAGCTGGCGCGGCTGGACTGGCCGCGCGACTGCAGCTTGCGCTTCCTGACCAATTCGGGCGGCGCCATGCCGGTGCCGACCGTGCGCGCGCTGCAGGCGGCGCTGCCGGGCGCCAGCCTGTTCCTGATGTACGGCCTGACCGAAGCCTTCCGCTCGACCTACCTGCCGCCGGCCGAGCTGGCGCGCAGGCCGGAGTCGATGGGCCGCGCGATCCCCAACGCCGAGGTGATGGTGGTGCGGCCCGACGGCACGCCGTGCGATTGCGACGAGCCGGGCGAACTGGTGCACCGCGGCGCGCTGGTCGCGCTGGGCTACTGGAACGATCCGGCGCAGACCGCCGCGCGCTTCCGCCCGGCGCCGGGGCAGGACCCGGGGCTGGTGCGTCCCGAGATCGCCGTCTGGTCGGGCGACACCGTGCGCCGCGACGCCGACGGCTTCCTGTATTTCGTCGGGCGCGGCGACGACATGATCAAGGTGTCGGGCTACCGCATCAGCCCGACCGAGATCGAGGAGGCCGCGCACGCCACCGCGCTGGTGGCCGAGGCGATCGCGTTCGGCGTGCCGCACCCGGTGCTGGGCCAGGCGGTGGTGCTGCTGGCGGTCGCGCGCGAGCCGGCGCTGTCGGCCGCCGAACTGCAGAAGCAATGCCAGCGCCTGCTGCCGGCCTACATGGCGCCGGCCCACGTGGCGCTGCGCGAGCAGCCGTTCCCCCGCAACCCGAACGGCAAGATCGACCGCGGCGCCCTGCGGCAGCCCTTTTCCACGCTGTTTGAAGGACTCACCCCACCATGA
- a CDS encoding acyl carrier protein, translated as MTFDEVKNILADVLSLGPARDTLTADTVLLGNLPELDSMAVVNLIGALEEHFGIAIDDDDISASTFDTLGSLAAFVEHKLAR; from the coding sequence ATGACATTTGACGAAGTAAAGAACATCCTGGCCGACGTGCTCAGCCTGGGCCCCGCGCGCGACACGCTGACCGCCGATACGGTCTTGCTGGGCAACCTGCCTGAACTCGATTCGATGGCGGTGGTGAACCTGATCGGCGCGCTGGAAGAGCATTTCGGCATCGCCATCGACGACGACGACATCAGCGCCAGCACCTTCGACACGCTGGGCAGCCTGGCCGCTTTCGTCGAGCACAAGCTGGCCCGATGA
- the prsR gene encoding PEP-CTERM-box response regulator transcription factor — MTQTKQKLLIIEDDPGLQKQLRWSLDAYDVVVAGDRETALAQIRRHEPAVVTLDLGLPPDAEGSTEGLATLQQILALAPDTRVIMLTGNQERGNAVKAIALGAYDFHQKPCDPEVLGLVIERAFFLNALQQENRRMQQAQSDSPMSGVISRDGGMLKVCRNIEKVAPTSASVMILGESGTGKEVLARALHALSPRASQRFMAINCAAIPENLLESELFGYEKGAFTGAAKQTKGKVELAHGGTFFLDEVGDLPMALQSKLLRFLQERVIERVGGHEEIPVDVRIVCATHQKLKDLTASGRFREDLYYRLSEIVVTIPPLRDRIGDAALLAHHFKNKFSAQESRAALHFSSEALAAIEAHRWPGNVREMENCIKRAVIMTDGQTIGADDLGLSVAEEDEPLNLRQVRDEAEYKAIIKALARVDGNIVKASELLGISRPTMYDLMNRHAIKAGA, encoded by the coding sequence GTGACCCAGACCAAACAGAAGCTGCTCATCATCGAAGACGACCCGGGACTGCAAAAGCAGCTGCGCTGGAGCCTCGATGCCTACGACGTCGTGGTGGCGGGCGACCGCGAAACCGCGCTGGCGCAGATCCGCCGCCACGAGCCGGCGGTCGTCACGCTCGACCTGGGCCTGCCGCCCGACGCCGAGGGCTCGACCGAAGGCCTGGCGACGCTGCAGCAGATCCTGGCGCTGGCGCCGGACACGCGGGTGATCATGCTGACCGGGAATCAGGAACGCGGCAATGCGGTCAAGGCGATCGCGCTGGGCGCCTACGACTTCCACCAGAAGCCGTGCGATCCGGAGGTGCTGGGGCTGGTGATCGAGCGCGCCTTCTTCCTCAATGCGCTGCAGCAGGAAAACCGCCGCATGCAGCAGGCGCAGTCCGACTCGCCGATGTCGGGCGTGATCTCGCGCGACGGCGGCATGCTCAAGGTATGCCGCAACATCGAGAAGGTGGCGCCGACGTCGGCGTCGGTGATGATCCTGGGCGAGAGCGGCACCGGCAAGGAAGTGCTGGCGCGCGCGCTGCATGCGCTCAGCCCGCGCGCCTCGCAGCGCTTCATGGCGATCAACTGCGCGGCGATTCCGGAAAATCTGCTCGAGAGCGAACTGTTCGGCTACGAGAAGGGCGCCTTCACCGGCGCGGCCAAGCAGACCAAGGGCAAGGTCGAACTGGCCCACGGCGGCACCTTCTTCCTCGACGAGGTGGGCGACCTGCCGATGGCGCTGCAGTCCAAGCTGCTGCGCTTCCTGCAGGAGCGCGTGATCGAGCGCGTCGGCGGCCACGAGGAGATCCCGGTCGACGTGCGCATCGTCTGCGCGACCCACCAGAAGCTCAAGGACCTGACGGCGAGCGGGCGCTTCCGGGAGGACCTGTACTACCGCTTGTCCGAAATCGTCGTCACGATCCCGCCGCTGCGCGACCGGATCGGCGACGCGGCGCTGCTGGCGCACCATTTCAAGAACAAGTTCAGCGCCCAGGAGTCGCGCGCGGCGCTGCATTTTTCCAGCGAGGCGCTGGCGGCGATCGAGGCGCACCGCTGGCCCGGCAACGTGCGCGAGATGGAGAACTGCATCAAGCGCGCCGTCATCATGACCGACGGCCAGACCATCGGCGCCGACGACCTCGGCCTGTCGGTGGCGGAGGAGGACGAGCCGCTGAACCTGCGCCAGGTGCGCGACGAGGCCGAGTACAAGGCCATCATCAAGGCGCTGGCGCGGGTGGACGGCAATATCGTCAAGGCCTCCGAGCTGCTGGGGATCAGCCGCCCGACCATGTACGACCTGATGAACCGCCACGCGATCAAGGCGGGCGCCTGA
- a CDS encoding hydrolase 2, exosortase A system-associated — MTAEAFFLPAAAGARYCVFHPAAGACRGALLYVHPFAEEMHKSRRMAALAARALAASGIAVLQIDLHGCGDSSGEFADARWDAWKEDLAAGLAWLRERTGMAPGLWGLRLGALLALDYARGASEAPRRLLLWQPVLNGATFLTQFLRLRLAAAMLDGDTGRGGVAALRGALQAGETLEVAGYTLTPALAADLDGLDGAAPVRAGVPVHWFEVVADAQRLVPPAAATQSAHWRLQGTALQLQLVPGPSFWNTQEIAESAGLVAATVAACAEDGDAA, encoded by the coding sequence ATGACGGCCGAGGCGTTCTTCCTGCCGGCCGCCGCCGGCGCGCGCTACTGCGTGTTTCACCCGGCCGCCGGCGCCTGCCGCGGCGCGCTGCTGTACGTGCACCCGTTCGCCGAGGAGATGCACAAGTCGCGCCGCATGGCCGCGCTGGCCGCGCGCGCGCTGGCCGCCAGCGGCATCGCGGTGCTGCAGATCGACCTGCACGGCTGCGGCGACAGCAGCGGCGAATTCGCCGACGCGCGCTGGGACGCCTGGAAAGAAGACCTCGCCGCCGGCTTGGCCTGGCTGCGCGAGCGCACCGGCATGGCGCCCGGCCTGTGGGGCCTGCGCCTGGGCGCGCTGCTGGCGCTCGACTACGCGCGCGGCGCCTCCGAAGCGCCGCGGCGCCTGCTGCTGTGGCAGCCCGTGCTCAACGGCGCGACCTTTCTCACCCAGTTCCTGCGCCTGCGCCTGGCCGCCGCCATGCTCGACGGCGACACCGGCCGCGGCGGCGTCGCGGCCTTGCGCGGGGCGCTGCAGGCCGGCGAGACGCTGGAAGTGGCGGGCTATACGCTGACGCCGGCGCTGGCGGCCGATCTCGACGGTCTGGACGGCGCCGCGCCGGTGCGCGCGGGCGTGCCGGTGCACTGGTTCGAAGTGGTGGCCGACGCCCAGCGCCTGGTGCCGCCGGCGGCGGCGACGCAAAGCGCGCACTGGCGCCTGCAGGGCACCGCGCTGCAGCTGCAGCTGGTGCCGGGGCCGTCCTTCTGGAACACCCAGGAAATCGCCGAATCGGCCGGCCTGGTCGCCGCCACCGTGGCGGCTTGCGCGGAGGATGGCGATGCAGCTTGA
- a CDS encoding GNAT family N-acetyltransferase → MNWTLTPANRFGDWAGRWCELHRAAGAPVLLDADFVAPLLAEFGSGAELLACCEQDGVLQAMAIVAPRGPASWATFQPAQAPLGIWLQLPGLEPAPLLDALLRALPGCALVFSLTQCDPALLARPRPTAQMDTLDYIDTARVTLVGGFAQYWATRGKNLRANLKKQRARLIKEGVATRLQVSRDPAEMAAAVADYGRLESAGWKAGGGTAVHPDNAQGRYYRSMLEALCRRGAASVYRYWIGERLAAMDLCVEDAGCVVVLKTSYDESVAGGLSPALLMREEACQALFDAGRLARIEFYGRVMEWHLRWTDEVRTLYHVNYYRWPALRRLHALWRRRAARAPAPIPLTEQA, encoded by the coding sequence ATGAACTGGACGCTGACGCCGGCGAACCGCTTCGGCGACTGGGCAGGGCGCTGGTGCGAACTGCACCGCGCCGCCGGCGCCCCGGTGCTGCTCGACGCCGACTTCGTCGCCCCGCTGCTTGCCGAATTCGGTAGCGGCGCCGAGCTGCTGGCCTGCTGCGAACAGGACGGCGTGCTGCAGGCGATGGCGATCGTCGCGCCGCGCGGGCCGGCGTCCTGGGCCACCTTCCAGCCGGCCCAGGCGCCGCTGGGGATCTGGCTGCAGCTGCCCGGTCTGGAACCGGCGCCGCTGCTCGATGCGCTGCTGCGCGCCCTGCCCGGCTGCGCGCTGGTATTCAGCCTGACCCAGTGCGACCCGGCGCTGCTGGCGCGCCCGCGCCCGACGGCGCAGATGGACACGCTCGACTACATCGACACCGCGCGCGTCACGTTGGTCGGCGGCTTCGCGCAGTATTGGGCAACGCGCGGCAAGAACCTGCGCGCCAACCTGAAGAAGCAGCGCGCGCGGCTGATCAAGGAAGGCGTCGCTACGCGCCTGCAGGTCAGCCGCGACCCGGCTGAGATGGCCGCCGCGGTGGCCGACTACGGCCGCCTCGAGAGCGCCGGCTGGAAGGCCGGCGGCGGCACCGCGGTGCATCCCGACAATGCGCAGGGGCGCTATTACCGCAGCATGCTCGAAGCGCTGTGCCGGCGGGGCGCCGCCAGCGTGTACCGCTACTGGATCGGCGAGCGGCTGGCGGCGATGGATCTGTGCGTCGAGGACGCCGGCTGCGTCGTCGTGCTCAAGACCAGCTACGATGAAAGCGTCGCCGGCGGCCTGTCGCCGGCGCTGCTGATGCGCGAAGAGGCCTGCCAGGCCCTGTTCGATGCGGGCCGCCTGGCGCGCATCGAGTTCTACGGCAGGGTGATGGAGTGGCACCTGCGCTGGACCGACGAGGTGCGCACTCTGTACCATGTCAATTATTACCGCTGGCCGGCGCTGCGGCGCCTGCATGCGCTGTGGCGGCGCCGCGCCGCCCGCGCGCCAGCCCCGATTCCCCTGACGGAGCAAGCATGA
- a CDS encoding hydrolase 1, exosortase A system-associated, giving the protein MQLEEKALAFRCGEDHLYGVLSAPPCPAARGVLIVVGGPQYRAGSHRQFTLLARSLAAAGTPAMRFDYRGMGDSEGAPRDFTAVGDDLAAAIDHFFAVQPGLREVVLWGLCDAASAILFYAGADHRVAGIALLNPWARTEEGLARATLKHYYGRRLLAPEFWAKLARGRFDVAGSARSAWRMLAAAAGSPAPAASSLSERMREGLARFDGKVLLMLSGADLTAREFAGLAAGSPEWQDLLGAPRVTRQQLAGADHTCSRRVWQDQVAEWTSAWLRAW; this is encoded by the coding sequence ATGCAGCTTGAAGAGAAGGCACTGGCGTTTCGCTGCGGCGAGGACCATCTGTACGGCGTGCTGAGCGCACCGCCCTGCCCGGCCGCCCGCGGCGTGCTGATCGTCGTCGGCGGTCCGCAATACCGGGCCGGCAGCCACCGCCAGTTCACCCTGCTGGCGCGCAGCCTGGCCGCCGCGGGCACGCCGGCTATGCGCTTCGATTACCGCGGCATGGGCGACAGCGAAGGCGCGCCGCGCGACTTTACCGCCGTCGGCGACGACCTGGCGGCGGCGATCGACCATTTCTTCGCGGTCCAGCCGGGCCTGCGCGAAGTGGTGCTGTGGGGCTTGTGCGACGCCGCCTCGGCGATCCTGTTCTACGCCGGCGCCGACCACCGCGTGGCCGGCATCGCGCTGCTCAATCCGTGGGCGCGCACCGAAGAGGGACTGGCCAGGGCGACCCTGAAGCACTACTACGGCCGGCGCTTGCTGGCGCCCGAGTTCTGGGCCAAGCTTGCGCGCGGGCGCTTCGATGTCGCCGGTTCGGCGCGCTCGGCATGGCGCATGCTGGCCGCAGCCGCCGGCAGCCCGGCGCCCGCGGCCAGCTCCCTGTCCGAGCGCATGCGCGAGGGCTTGGCGCGCTTCGACGGCAAGGTGCTGCTGATGCTCAGCGGCGCCGACCTGACCGCGCGCGAATTTGCCGGCCTGGCCGCCGGCTCGCCCGAGTGGCAGGACCTGCTAGGCGCTCCGCGCGTGACCCGCCAGCAGCTGGCGGGCGCCGACCACACCTGCTCGCGCCGCGTGTGGCAGGACCAGGTCGCCGAATGGACTAGCGCCTGGCTCCGGGCGTGGTAA